The following are encoded together in the Equus quagga isolate Etosha38 chromosome 1, UCLA_HA_Equagga_1.0, whole genome shotgun sequence genome:
- the LOC124248489 gene encoding LOW QUALITY PROTEIN: RAF proto-oncogene serine/threonine-protein kinase-like (The sequence of the model RefSeq protein was modified relative to this genomic sequence to represent the inferred CDS: deleted 1 base in 1 codon; substituted 1 base at 1 genomic stop codon) produces MEHIPGAWKTISNGFGFKDAVFDDPSCISPKVVQQFGYQRRASDDGRLTDSSKTSNTIRVFLPNKQRTVVNVRNGMSLHDCLMKALKVRGLQPECCAVFRLHEHKGKKARLDWNTDAASLIGEELQVDFLDHVPLTTHSFARKTFLKLAFCDICQKFLLNGFRCQTCGYKFHEHCSTKVPTMCVDWSNIRQLLLFPNSTTGDSGVPALPSLTMRRMRESVSRMPVSSQHRYSTPHAFTLNISSPSSEGSLSQRQRSTSTPNVHMVSTTLPVDSRVIEDAIRSHSESASPSALSSSPNNLSPTGWSQPKTPVPAQRERAPGSGTQEKNKIRPRGQRDSNCYWEIEASEVMLSTRIGSGFFGTVYKGKWHGDVAVKILKVVDPTPEHFQAFRNKVAVLRKTRHVNVLLFMGYITKDNLAIVTQWCEGSSLYKHLHVQETKFQMFQLIDITRQTAQGMDYLHAKNIIHRDMKSNNIFLHEGLTVKIGDFGLATVKSRWSGSQQVEQPTGSVLWLAPEVIRMQDNNPFSFQSDVYSYGIVLYELMTGELPYSHINTXDQILFMVGRVYASPDLSKLYKNCPKAVKRLVADCVKKVKEERPLFPQILSPIELLQHSLPKINRSASEPYLHRVPHTEDIDACTLTTSPRLPVF; encoded by the exons ATGGAGCACATACCGGGGGCCTGGAAAACGATCAGCAATGGTTTTGGATTCAAAGACGCGGTGTTTGATGACCCCAGCTGTATCTCCCCTAAAGTAGTTCAGCAGTTTGGCTATCAGCGTCGGGCGTCAGATGATGGCAGACTTACGGACTCTTCTAAGACAAGCAACACTATCCGTGTTTTCTTGCCAAATAAGCAAAGAACGGTGGTCAATGTGCGAAATGGAATGAGCTTGCATGACTGCCTTATGAAAGCACTCAAGGTGAGGGGCCTGCAACCGGAGTGCTGTGCAGTGTTCAGACTTCACGAACACAAAGGT AAAAAAGCACGTTTAGATTGGAATACTGATGCTGCCTCATTGATTGGAGAAGAACTTCAAGTAGATTTCCTGGATCATGTTCCTCTCACAACACACAGCTTTGCTCGGAAGACCTTTCTGAAGCTTGCCTTTTGTGACATCTGTCAGAAGTTCTTGCTAAATGGATTTCGATGTCAGACTTGTGGCTACAAATTTCATGAGCACTGTAGCACcaaagtacctactatgtgtgtGGACTGGAGTAATATCAGACAACTCTTACTGTTTCCAAATTCCACTACTGGTGATAGTGGAGTCCCAGCACTGCCTTCCTTGACAATGCGTCGGATGCGAGAGTCTGTTTCCCGGATGCCTGTTAGTTCCCAGCACAGATACTCCACGCCCCACGCCTTCACACTCAACATCTCCAGTCCCTCCTCTGAAGGTTCCCTCTCCCAGAGGCAGAGGTCAACGTCCACACCTAATGTCCACATGGTCAGCACCACCCTGCCTGTGGACAGCAGGGTGATTGAGGATGCAATTCGAAGTCACAGTGAATCAGCTTCACCTTCAGCCTTGTCCAGCAGCCCCAACAATCTGAGCCCAACGGGCTGGTCACAGCCTAAAACCCCTGTGCCAGCACAGAGAGAGCGGGCACCAGGATCTGGGacccaggagaaaaacaaaattagaccTCGTGGACAGAGAGATTCAAACTGTTACTGGGAAATAGAAGCCAGTGAAGTGATGCTCTCCACTCGGATTGGGTCAGGCTTCTTTGGAACTGTGTATAAGGGCAAATGGCACGGAGATGTTGCAGTGAAAATCTTAAAGGTTGTTGACCCCACACCAGAGCACTTCCAGGCGTTCAGGAACAAGGTGGCTGTCCTGCGTAAAACACGGCACGTGAACGTCCTGCTCTTCATGGGGTACATAACGAAGGATAACCTGGCAATTGTGACCCAGTGGTGTGAGGGCAGCAGCCTCTACAAACACTTGCATGTCCAGGAGACCAAGTTCCAGATGTTCCAGTTGATTGACATCACCCGGCAGACAGCTCAGGGAATGGACTATTTGCATGCAAAAAACATCATCCACAGAGATATGAAGTCCAACAATATATTTCTCCACGAAGGCCTGACAGTGAAAATTGGAGACTTTGGTTTGGCAACAGTCAAGTCGCGCTGGAGTGGTTCTCAGCAGGTTGAACAACCCACTGGCTCTGTCCTGTGGTTGGCCCCAGAGGTGATCCGAATGCAGGATAATAACCCATTCAGCTTCCAGTCCGATGTCTACTCCTATGGCATTGTACTGTATGAGCTCATGACAGGGGAACTGCCTTACTCCCACATCAACACCTGAGATCAGATCCTCTTCATGGTGGGCCGAGTGTATGCCTCCCCAGACCTTAGTAAGCTATACAAGAACTGCCCCAAAGCAGTGAAGAGGCTTGTGGCTGACTGCGTGAAGAAAGTTAAGGAGGAGAGGCCTCTTTTTCCCCAGATCTTGTCTCCCATTGAGTTGCTCCAACACTCTCTACCGAAAATCAACCGGAGTGCTTCTGAGCCATACCTGCATCGGGTGCCCCACACCGAGGACATCGATGCCTGCACGTTGACCACGTCCCCTAGACTGCCTGTCTTCTAG